In Thunnus maccoyii chromosome 11, fThuMac1.1, whole genome shotgun sequence, one genomic interval encodes:
- the LOC121907401 gene encoding ras-related protein Rab-17-like translates to MVLLGSSGVGKSSLALRFGKDEFRNTSPTVGCAYLTKVVHLNDVTLRFEIWDTAGQEKYHSVTPLYYRGAHAALLVYDISKRETFIRVQVWLKELEKQYTAGSTVIWLVGNKGDLTQDRQVSVQEGQNLANDRGLSFIETSALSGDHISELLQAVAHRVYECVGAQQGGLSEWQETPLLDLQHKDTFNPFASCCKVGP, encoded by the exons ATGGTACTTCTGGGAAGCTCAGGAGTGGGAAAATCAAGTTTGGCCCTGCGATTTGGCAAGGATGAGTTCAGAAATACATCACCGACTGTGGGCT gtgCGTACCTGACCAAGGTGGTGCATCTGAATGATGTCACTCTTCGCTTTGAGATATGGGACACGGCAGGGCAGGAAAAATACCACAGTGTCACTCCACTTTACTACAGAGGAGCCCACGCTGCACTCTTGGTCTATGATATCAGCAAAAGG GAAACATTCATCAGAGTTCAAGTGTGGCTCAAAGAGCTGGAGAAACAGTACACCGCAGGATCTACTGTCATATGGCTGGTAGGCAACAAGGGAGATCTGACTCAGGATCGGCAAGTCTCAGTGCAG GAAGGACAGAATCTAGCCAATGACAGGGGATTATCCTTCATAGAGACATCAGCCCTGTCAGGGGATCACATCAGTGAGCTGCTGCAAGCTGTGG CCCACAGAGTGTACGAGTGTGTTGGAGCGCAGCAGGGAGGTCTGTCAGAGTGGCAGGAGACACCGCTTCTGGATCTGCAACATAAAGACACATTCAATCCTTTTGCATCCTGCTGCAAAGTTGGGCCCTAA